In Zea mays cultivar B73 chromosome 7, Zm-B73-REFERENCE-NAM-5.0, whole genome shotgun sequence, the following proteins share a genomic window:
- the LOC100216820 gene encoding putative peptidyl-prolyl cis-trans isomerase family protein precursor, producing the protein MLRKAVVAFIACTAFFLAFSAYSRRQGVAEVQLPAVTHRVYLDVEIDGQHIGRIVIGLYGEVVPKTVENFRALCTGEKGVGSNGKPLHYKGTPFHRIIPGFMIQGGDIVRGDGKGSESIYGGIFPDENFTVKHTHPGVVAMANSGLDSNGSQFYITTIKTSWLDGEHVVFGRVIQGMDTVYAIEGGAGTYNGKPRKKAVITDAGEIPKEKWGDQEA; encoded by the exons ATGCTGCGGAAGGCCGTCGTCGCCTTCATCGCCTGCACCGCCTTCTTCCTCGCCTTCTCTGCCTACTCCCGTCGCCAG GGCGTTGCAGAGGTTCAATTACCAGCAGTTACTCACAGGGTCTACCTAGATGTAGAAATTGATGGCCAACACATAG GTAGAATTGTTATTGGTCTCTATGGGGAGGTCGTTCCAAAAACAGTTG AAAACTTTAGGGCTCTTTGTACAG GTGAAAAAGGTGTCGGGTCCAATGGCAAACCTCTTCACTATAAGGGAACACCATTCCATCGTATTATCCCTGGCTTCATGATTCAGGGCGGTGACATAGTTAGAGGCGACGGTAAAGGGAGTGAGTCTATATATGGAGGCATCTTCCCAGATGAGAATTTCACTGTAAAACATACACATCCAG GGGTTGTTGCTATGGCGAATTCTGGACTTGATTCTAATGGATCTCAGTTTTACATAACTACTATCAAGACAAGCTG GTTGGATGGGGAGCATGTTGTCTTCGGCAGGGTGATCCAAGGAATGGATACCGTGTACGCCATAGAAGGGGGCGCTGGGACTTACAATGGCAAGCCAAGGAAGAAGGCGGTGATCACCGACGCTGGTGAGATACCCAAGGAGAAATGGGGTGATCAGGAAGCGTAG